Sequence from the Streptomyces kaniharaensis genome:
GGCTCCGGACTCCTCTGCGACACGACGCAGCGGCTCGGGCCGACGCCCGGAGACGACCACATGATGCCCGGCCGCGCGTAGCAGCCGCGCGGTTGCGGCACCGATGCCAGTCCCCCCGCCGGTGACGATGACAACTCGCTGGTCCGTCATTGCCGTTCAGCCCTCTCGAGTGATCGCCTGGAGTCTGAATGATCATATGCATACGTTTCTACGGTCGGACGAGGCCGCCCACCGAGCCGGACAAGTCGGCGGGCAGGTCCGGGGACTACGTCCTACGACACGATGATCTGATCGCTGATCAGGTCAGTCGCCGCCGCCCGTGCGGCGGCGACGGGTCATACCGGGAGCGAGTCGGGCCGGCTTTGCCGGCGGGTGAAGTCCTGTACGAAGGGCGAGTGGTACGCCTTGGCGACCTGCACCAGAGCCACCTCGAGGAGATCCCCGACGGCGACGGCCGCACCGTGGAGATCAAGCTCGGGGTGTTCTTGTCGAACGCCAAGGGCCGTCGGGCCAAGCTCACCGCTGAGCAGTTCGACCGACTCGCCGCACTCGGGCTCGACTGGCGCTGAGACCAGCCGGGCCCGGTGCCCGCGAGAAACGCTCCAGGCCGTCTCTGCCAGCCTGTACCCGCCGCGTCCGAGGAAATGGGCGGCGGGCGGGCGGTGTGGAGGCGGCCTGACGGCCTTCTTGGGCCGCCTTTCATGAGGGTGCCCGTCCAGCCCGGGCCGGACGGGCACGTGCTCAGGGACAGGGGCGGCCCGCGGCCATCGGGGCGGCGGCGCACCGGTCGGTCAGGCGATCGGGAGGAGGGTGCCGGTGCCTTCCGGCCGGGCCGGGCAGCACCACACGGCGGCGCCGTCCACCACCGCCGCGCGCATAGGGTGCGCGTGCCCCGGGCACGGGGGGAGCGCCGCACCGTGGGTCAGTTCGATCGCCCAGTCCTGCAGCCGGTCCGCCAGCAGCACCAGGGCGTCGGCCGGTGCCAGGTCCGGCGGCAGGTGGACCCGCGTCCACTCCGCGTCCAGGGTGACGGTCACGTGTACACCGGCCTCCGGCGGCGGGCCGTCCGGCCCGTCTGGCTCGCCTGGCGGGCCGATGGTCAGCGCCGAGTGGTAGGGCGCGTCGGGGCCGGGCAGCGGGGAGGGCCGGCCCTCCGGCACGGTCGTCACGTCGATGCGGCAGCGGCCGCCCAGGCCGAGACGGTCCAGGACCGTTCTGGCCCAGTCGGCCGCCGCCGTCGAGGGATTCGTCATCCGGCGATTATCCGCGAAGCGGTACCAGGCCGCCGGCGAACGTCAGCGTGCCGCGTCCGGGGCGCCCGCCCACGTTGACCGAGAAGGTCATGTAGTCCTGGTAGTCGATCGCGTCCCACGAAGCGACCGGGCCGATCGTCCCGTGGAACAGGTACGACTTGCCCACCGTGTGCGGGCTGTTGGCCGGCTGCGACTTGCCGTTGCGCCACCAGCGCAGACCGGTCTCCCGCACCGGGCTGCTGATGACGGCCTGCATCGCCGGGGAGATCTTGTACCCCCAGTTGATGTTGCTGTAGGCGCAGTTGTGGCGGGCGGAGAAGGTCCCGCGGGCGTCCGTCCAGCTGCGGTTGTCGTAGCACTTGAGCACGCCTCGGCCGGGCGAGCCGCCGCCCGGGTCCTGCCCGGCGGCGACCTCGCCGCCCTTGGCCGCAGCCACCGTCGGGCCCGTGGCGGCATCCGGCTCCGGCTCCTCGGGGGAGACGACGTCGGCCTCCAGGACGGCCCGCTCCTCCGCGCTCAGGTCGCTCGCGGGGGCCGGGGCGGCGGCCACCATCTCGGTCAGCTTCGCCAGTTCCTGGGCGATGTCCGCGTCGGAGCGGGCCGGCGGGGTGCCGTCGCTCGACGGGGCGGGCGGGTCGAGGTCGATGGTGAGCGTGGCGGTGGCGTTGCCGAGGTCCTCGGTGACGGTGAACGCGGCTCCGGTCCGGGCCGGGGCCCGCCCCACGTGGGCCGGCACGGCGTGGGCCGCCGGTATCGGCGCGAGAACTGCCGCGCTCAGGGCGAGGGCAATGGCGGCCGTGATCCGCCGGGACCGTGACGTCCGTAACTGCGACTGCGACATGAGCAAGCTCCCCGAAGTCGTGGCTGGCGCGGGAGTCCCCGGGATCGGGAACTGCCTTGGCGGCAGCCGGTCTTGGGAACCTAGCAGCGGGGCTTTCCGGCACTCGGGGCATCTCGGGCCATCCCGGGTCGCCTCGGCGGAAGTCCAGCCGATCGGGTACCGAGACCTCGTTCGGCGGGATGACACGGTCTCCGTCCGGCGGGGCTTGCGCCCGGGGAGGTGACGGATTGCGGACGTACACACGTGGTGTCGGAACCCGGCACAACCGAATGGAACAGAACGGAACGGCACGAAAGGGAATGGAAAGGAATGGAAGGGAAAGGCTGCTCGAATGCGTTGGAGTTTCGGATGCGTGGGACGTTCGACGCCGAATGGGAGGGAAATCCTCTTCACCCCCCACTTGGCGGGGGTACCGGCGGTACCGCCTCCCACGATGGACTGACGTCCAATCCCGTTTGGTGATGCGACAGTTGACCGACATGACCGTCATGCTGGCGGTTGCACCGGGTTCGGGGGAACCGGGCCCTACGGCAAGTGGACCGTCAAGTCCCGCTACATCGCCACCCAGTGGCGCAAGAACCGGCACCCCGACTACGACTACGGCTTCCTGGTCCTCAAGGACCAGCGCGGGCGGCGGGTCCAGGACGTCGTCGGGGCGAACGGCTGGCGCACCGGGGCCGGCTACCGCAACTACAGCGAGCTCACCGCCTACCCCGGCAACCGCAGCACGCCCCTGCAGTGCATCACCGCGACCCACCGGCTGCGCAACTACACCTGGCATGTGGAGTTCCCGTGCGAGGGCTTCGCCAACGGCGTCTCCGGAACGCTGCTGATGGAGAACTACAGCAACGACACCCAGCGGGGCGTGGCCATCGCCTCGATCGGAGGGGTCGACGGCGGGGGCGACGGAAACGACGACGTCTCGTCGGCCGTCCTGTGGAACAGCCGGACGGCGGCACTGCTGAACGCCGCCGTGCGCGGCCAGTAGCGTACAGCCGAACCACTGCCGGAAGCCGCAAGTGTCCTGCCCTGCACCGAACCGACCCGGGAGAGCTCGTGGAAGCAGAACGGACCTGGTTGACGCCGTCCCGGGCACGGTGGCTGCGCGCCGCGGCCGCGGCCGCGGCCGTCACGCTGGCCGGGTGCGGCGTGGAGGCGTGGCATCTGCTGTTCGGCAGGAGCAGGGGCTGCTGGGGCAAGGGCCCCGGCTGGGTGCCGCCCACGTTCGCGGCCCTCGCCCTGGCAGGCTTCGGGGTCCTCGCGGTCCTGCTGTGCTGGGCGGCCGTGCTCTGGGGCCGCTCCCGCGCCTCCGCGGTAACGGCCTGGGCGCTCACGGCGGTCGCGATCCTCTGCGGCATCGGCATGGTGCTGCTCGGACGCTCCTCCTACTGCGACTGACCCGCCGCCCCGGGGTCGGCCACTGCTGGTGGTCGCGGTGGGGCGGCCCGTCCGTCGGCATGGGCGGGCCGCGCGGGGAACGGCTACTCGTCGGCGGACACCAGGCTGTGTAGGGTCTCGCCGCTCGTGACATGTCGATCTTGCGTGACCTGGGCGTTCTTGGCTGTCTCACGGCCTTGTCACCCCATGATCAGTCTCAAATCCGTGGCATTTCCCGCGAGGGCGAGGTCGAGATCAGGCGGCTTGCCCGTGTCGGCCGAGTACACCAGGCTGAGCCCCGAGCACGAGGACTACCGGCGAGCCCAGATCGCGCACCGATGAGTTTCCCGCACCGCGCTGGTCTATACGCCGGACACCCACGGACGGAAGGCTGGGCCATGCGGAAACTGATCTACGGCATGAACCTGACCCTGGACGGCTACATCGCCGCGGCCGGCGACGACATCGGCTGGAGCGGACCGCCGAGCCACGAGCTGTTCCAGTGGTGGCTCGACCACGAGCAGGCGAGTGGCCTGTCGCTGTACGGGCGCAAGCTATGGGAGACGATGAGCTCCTACTGGCCTACCGGCGACCAACAGCCCAACGCCACCCCGGCGGAGATCGAGTTCGCGCGGACCTGGCGGGACACGCCGAAGGTGGTGTTCTCCTCGACGATCGACGAGGTCGACTGGAACACCCGCCTGGTCACCGGCGACGCGATCGCCGAGATCACCCGGCTCAAGGCCGAGGACGGCGGCCCAATGAACATCGGCGGCGCAACGCTTGCCGGGGCGGCCATGCGCGCCGGGCTGATCGACGAGTACGTGATCGCCGCCCATCCGGTCCTGGTGGGCGGCGGCACGCCGTTCTTCACCGCGCTGGACAGCTGGGTGAACCTGAACCTGGTGGAGACGCGGACGTTTCCCGGCGGCGTGGTCCTGACCAGGTACGAGACGAGGCGCTGAGCAGCTTCCCGCCGCCGGGTGCCGGGTGACGGTTGGGAGTCAGCGCAGCCCGCGGCGACGTCCGCCAAACAATGCGGCCCTTGGGGCCGCGGCGATCACCTCGGGCGCCCGGACGGCGCCGTGTCGTCGGCCAGCACGTTTACGGTCTGGCGGCCGGATAACCGGTGGAGCCGTGGGCGGGCTGGTGACAGGGTGAGCGCCATGCCGTCCACCACTGTCGAACAGCTGCTTCGTGAGCTGCACGCCACACTCGCCCTGCGCAAGCGCCCGGAAGACGTGGCCCGGCTCCTCCAGGACGTGTACGCCGCCGCCGGCACCGAACTCGA
This genomic interval carries:
- a CDS encoding helicase associated domain-containing protein produces the protein MVRLGDLHQSHLEEIPDGDGRTVEIKLGVFLSNAKGRRAKLTAEQFDRLAALGLDWR
- a CDS encoding dihydrofolate reductase family protein, with translation MRKLIYGMNLTLDGYIAAAGDDIGWSGPPSHELFQWWLDHEQASGLSLYGRKLWETMSSYWPTGDQQPNATPAEIEFARTWRDTPKVVFSSTIDEVDWNTRLVTGDAIAEITRLKAEDGGPMNIGGATLAGAAMRAGLIDEYVIAAHPVLVGGGTPFFTALDSWVNLNLVETRTFPGGVVLTRYETRR